Proteins co-encoded in one Bremerella sp. TYQ1 genomic window:
- the dxr gene encoding 1-deoxy-D-xylulose-5-phosphate reductoisomerase — protein MQSSSTSKSCQNVVVLGSTGSIGCSTLDVIRASKGAFAPFALTAHGRLDDLLKSAIKHQPKFIVASDEAAAAEFDWSDLPTETTLLTGTAGLQEVAAHPEADIIVSAIVGRAGLEGTFAAIAAGKRVALANKETLVVAGHLATQMAAESGAEILPVDSEHSAIFQALKAGREADVKRVILTASGGPFRKFTQQQLLEVTAEEALDHPTWKMGPKITVDSATMMNKALELIEAKWLFDLTVDQIDVVVHPQSIVHSLVEFVDGSVVAQMSPPDMRMPIQLAMTYPQRTECPAKELDLTKAFQLQFEPPDYERFPALKLGKEVAERGGTCGAVLNAANEVAVQQFLEGKIRFVDIYRVCRHLLDEHPFETNPELTRLLELDAWAREESIKWITCCLRQAKDQACSNT, from the coding sequence ATGCAAAGCTCGTCCACCTCGAAATCCTGCCAGAACGTTGTCGTCCTCGGATCTACCGGGAGTATCGGCTGCAGTACGCTGGATGTGATTCGAGCAAGCAAGGGGGCGTTCGCTCCCTTTGCCCTGACAGCGCATGGGCGTCTGGACGACCTTCTGAAGTCGGCCATCAAGCATCAACCAAAGTTTATCGTTGCGAGCGACGAAGCTGCCGCCGCCGAATTTGATTGGTCCGATCTTCCCACCGAAACGACCCTGCTAACCGGAACGGCCGGGCTGCAGGAAGTGGCCGCACACCCCGAAGCGGATATTATTGTTTCAGCCATAGTTGGCCGAGCCGGACTGGAAGGCACCTTCGCAGCAATTGCGGCCGGAAAACGAGTCGCGCTGGCCAACAAAGAGACTTTGGTCGTTGCGGGACATTTGGCCACACAAATGGCTGCCGAGTCGGGCGCCGAGATCCTTCCGGTCGACAGCGAACACAGCGCCATCTTCCAGGCTCTGAAAGCTGGCCGAGAAGCCGATGTGAAACGCGTGATCCTGACCGCCTCGGGCGGCCCGTTCCGTAAGTTCACGCAGCAACAGCTTTTAGAAGTTACCGCTGAAGAAGCCTTGGACCATCCGACATGGAAGATGGGCCCCAAAATTACGGTTGATTCGGCAACGATGATGAACAAGGCCCTCGAATTGATCGAAGCCAAGTGGCTTTTCGATTTGACGGTCGACCAGATCGACGTGGTGGTCCATCCCCAGTCGATCGTCCACTCCCTTGTGGAATTTGTGGATGGTTCGGTTGTGGCCCAAATGAGCCCGCCCGACATGCGAATGCCCATTCAGCTGGCGATGACCTATCCCCAGCGAACCGAGTGTCCGGCGAAAGAGCTGGACCTGACGAAAGCCTTCCAACTGCAATTCGAGCCTCCAGACTACGAGCGATTTCCCGCCCTTAAGCTAGGGAAAGAGGTTGCTGAGCGGGGAGGCACGTGCGGAGCGGTCTTAAATGCGGCCAACGAAGTCGCCGTGCAGCAGTTTTTAGAAGGTAAAATTCGTTTCGTAGACATTTACCGGGTATGTCGTCACCTTTTGGACGAACACCCGTTTGAAACCAACCCAGAATTAACCCGGCTGCTCGAGCTTGATGCTTGGGCCCGAGAGGAGTCTATCAAGTGGATCACTTGCTGTTTGCGGCAAGCGAAGGACCAAGCCTGCTCCAATACTTAG
- a CDS encoding DoxX family protein, protein MQSSTIKTVIGWILTGLVGLFLIGASGLPKFLFDWPGKEEMMEHMGIALNLLPAIAVIEIAVTVLFLIPRTAFLGAVLTTGYLGGAVFTHLRVGDGWFEVLFPVIVGGIMWTGLVLRRPMLFSLFLGAKPQPAQEATA, encoded by the coding sequence ATGCAATCCTCAACCATCAAAACCGTCATCGGCTGGATTTTGACAGGCCTCGTTGGGCTGTTCCTGATCGGAGCGAGCGGCCTGCCTAAGTTCCTCTTCGATTGGCCTGGCAAAGAAGAAATGATGGAACACATGGGCATTGCGTTAAATTTGTTGCCCGCGATCGCAGTGATTGAGATCGCGGTTACCGTCTTGTTTTTGATTCCTCGCACAGCATTTCTCGGAGCGGTTCTGACGACGGGCTATCTGGGAGGAGCAGTCTTCACGCATTTGCGAGTCGGTGATGGTTGGTTCGAGGTGCTCTTCCCTGTCATTGTGGGCGGCATCATGTGGACGGGGTTGGTGTTGCGACGGCCCATGTTGTTTTCGCTTTTCCTGGGAGCGAAGCCGCAGCCTGCTCAGGAGGCAACTGCGTAG
- the cmk gene encoding (d)CMP kinase, translating to MIVTIDGPAGAGKSSISRRLADTIGYEFLDTGAMYRVIALLGLRANTDWEDEQRLVDFARTVEMDLSGPRVLLFGEDVTEEIRTQRVTAVTRYSAKNVGVREQLVRLQREIAHGKDIVTEGRDQGTLVFPNAECKIFLTASPEERARRRVNDLAARGESVEFDDILQQQAKRDEEDSQREVGPLRKAEDATEVMTDGMTEEEVLAKLVQIVQRCQHA from the coding sequence ATGATTGTCACCATCGACGGCCCCGCCGGGGCAGGAAAGAGCAGTATCTCCCGTCGATTGGCGGATACGATCGGATACGAGTTTCTCGACACTGGGGCCATGTATCGAGTCATTGCCCTGCTTGGGCTGCGGGCCAACACCGACTGGGAAGATGAACAGCGATTGGTCGACTTCGCGCGAACTGTCGAGATGGATCTGAGTGGCCCCCGCGTTCTATTGTTTGGTGAAGATGTCACCGAAGAAATCCGCACGCAGCGTGTCACCGCCGTTACACGCTACTCGGCGAAAAACGTTGGCGTCCGAGAGCAATTGGTCCGTTTGCAACGAGAAATCGCACACGGAAAGGATATCGTCACCGAAGGTCGCGATCAGGGAACCCTTGTCTTTCCCAACGCCGAGTGCAAAATCTTCCTGACCGCTTCGCCCGAGGAAAGGGCTCGCCGCCGTGTTAACGATTTAGCCGCTCGTGGCGAATCGGTGGAATTCGACGATATCTTGCAGCAACAAGCGAAGCGAGACGAAGAAGATAGCCAGCGGGAAGTAGGTCCCTTGCGCAAAGCAGAGGATGCGACAGAAGTGATGACCGACGGAATGACCGAGGAAGAAGTGCTCGCGAAGTTGGTTCAGATCGTGCAGCGGTGCCAGCATGCGTGA
- a CDS encoding 1-acyl-sn-glycerol-3-phosphate acyltransferase yields the protein MRETKKQRTKSWAQRLLYRFLRVAARIVAVGFYRVRVFGRENWPTEGGALVCSNHQGFFDPLIVGLSCDRQLSFLAKKSLFKFPLKTFIEKLNAIPVNRAGTGLDGLKETLKRLRGGDFVLIFPEGTRSETGEIGQLKPGFIAVARKGKVPIVPVVFDGSFQAWPKWQILPSIGVVHVLIGKPIVPEEISTLSDDELLTLLQERMHTMFREVQYSRARSMNPRVHTEDKTQFA from the coding sequence ATGCGTGAAACGAAGAAGCAACGAACGAAGTCGTGGGCACAACGGCTTTTGTATCGATTTCTACGCGTGGCAGCACGAATCGTCGCGGTTGGGTTCTATCGTGTTCGCGTGTTCGGCCGCGAAAACTGGCCCACCGAAGGGGGAGCGTTAGTCTGCTCGAACCATCAAGGCTTCTTCGATCCACTGATCGTCGGCTTGAGTTGCGATCGTCAACTGAGCTTCCTGGCAAAGAAGTCGCTCTTCAAGTTTCCTCTGAAAACCTTCATTGAAAAGCTGAACGCTATTCCGGTGAATCGAGCTGGAACGGGGCTTGATGGGCTGAAGGAAACGCTCAAACGACTGCGCGGAGGGGACTTCGTGCTAATTTTCCCGGAAGGAACGCGTAGTGAAACGGGCGAGATCGGCCAGTTGAAGCCTGGGTTTATTGCCGTGGCTCGCAAAGGAAAAGTGCCGATCGTTCCGGTTGTGTTCGATGGTTCTTTTCAGGCATGGCCTAAATGGCAGATTTTGCCATCGATCGGTGTGGTGCACGTATTGATCGGAAAGCCGATCGTGCCCGAGGAGATTTCGACGTTGTCGGACGACGAGCTTTTGACTTTGCTGCAAGAGCGAATGCATACCATGTTTCGGGAAGTGCAATACTCGCGAGCACGTTCGATGAATCCCCGCGTACATACCGAAGATAAGACCCAGTTTGCCTAA
- a CDS encoding 30S ribosomal protein S1, which translates to MVNRNLIRNLESDDTLLAEIDSLASAHEDSWLDTIEMEESIEINKIVEGRILRMDDEFVLIDIGGKSEGSVPRDEWDEDEDPPEVGAVVRVLVEDVEDEFGRTDDPHGMVALSKRKARKIDDWERTMESIAEGQVVSGEVTRKIKGGLLVDIGVNVFLPASQVDIRRPHDIADYIGKTVECEVLKIDAERRNIVVSRRSLIERKRKSDRESLLKELEVGQTRKGVVKNIADFGAFVDLGGIDGLLHITDMSWGRIGHPTEMVNIDDEIEVQILNIDHEREKIALGLKQLTPSPWDGVEEKYPVGSKVKGSVVNVMSYGAFVKLEEGIEGLVHISEMSWTKRISHPSEIVNINDEIEVVILGINKEKQEISLGMKQTQSNPWENIKDRYPVESVVKGRVRNLTNYGAFVELEEGIDGLLHVSDMSWTRKIGHPSEMLEKGQEVECKVLSIDEERRRIALGLKQLESDPWATTIPEKYQPNQLVKGKVTKITNFGVFVGLEDGLEGLLHISELSDDKVENPENVVKVGEEIEVKILRVDTEDRKIGLSRKRVQWAEDEAPEGAAGGGGEGRTGSPAPSELKGGLGSSGPMFSMPAEEENNESEEDNG; encoded by the coding sequence ATGGTCAACCGTAATCTCATTCGCAATCTCGAAAGTGACGACACTCTCTTAGCAGAAATTGATAGCTTGGCGTCCGCTCACGAGGACAGCTGGCTCGACACGATCGAGATGGAAGAATCGATCGAAATCAACAAAATCGTCGAAGGACGAATTCTTCGTATGGACGACGAATTCGTGCTGATCGACATCGGCGGGAAGAGCGAAGGCAGCGTTCCCCGCGACGAATGGGATGAGGACGAAGATCCGCCAGAAGTTGGGGCTGTCGTTCGTGTTCTCGTTGAAGACGTCGAAGACGAATTCGGCCGTACCGACGACCCACACGGCATGGTTGCCCTGTCGAAGCGAAAAGCTCGCAAGATCGACGACTGGGAACGGACGATGGAATCCATCGCCGAAGGTCAAGTCGTCTCTGGCGAAGTTACCCGCAAAATCAAGGGTGGTTTGCTCGTCGATATCGGCGTCAATGTGTTCCTTCCAGCGAGCCAGGTCGACATTCGCCGTCCACACGACATCGCCGACTACATTGGCAAGACGGTCGAGTGCGAAGTGCTCAAGATCGACGCCGAACGCCGCAACATCGTCGTCAGCCGTCGTTCGCTTATCGAACGTAAGCGTAAGAGCGATCGCGAATCGTTGCTCAAGGAATTGGAAGTTGGCCAAACCCGCAAGGGCGTCGTCAAGAACATCGCCGACTTCGGTGCGTTCGTCGACCTGGGCGGTATCGATGGTCTGCTGCACATCACCGACATGAGCTGGGGCCGCATCGGTCATCCGACCGAAATGGTCAACATCGACGACGAAATCGAAGTTCAAATCCTGAACATCGATCACGAACGCGAAAAGATCGCTCTGGGTCTCAAGCAGCTGACTCCAAGCCCATGGGACGGCGTCGAAGAGAAGTACCCTGTTGGCTCGAAGGTCAAGGGTTCGGTCGTCAACGTCATGAGCTACGGTGCTTTCGTCAAGCTGGAAGAAGGCATCGAAGGCCTCGTCCACATTTCCGAAATGTCGTGGACCAAGCGTATCAGCCACCCAAGCGAAATCGTCAACATCAACGACGAAATCGAAGTGGTCATCCTGGGCATCAACAAGGAGAAGCAAGAGATCTCCTTGGGTATGAAGCAAACCCAGTCCAACCCTTGGGAAAACATCAAGGACCGTTACCCTGTCGAATCGGTCGTCAAAGGCCGTGTTCGCAACCTCACCAACTACGGTGCGTTTGTCGAACTGGAAGAAGGCATCGACGGTCTGTTGCACGTCTCGGACATGTCCTGGACTCGCAAGATCGGTCACCCGAGCGAAATGCTCGAAAAGGGCCAGGAAGTCGAGTGCAAAGTCCTCAGCATCGACGAAGAACGTCGTCGTATTGCACTGGGTCTGAAGCAGCTCGAATCCGATCCATGGGCGACCACCATTCCCGAAAAATACCAGCCGAACCAGTTGGTTAAGGGTAAAGTCACCAAGATCACCAACTTCGGTGTCTTCGTTGGCCTGGAAGATGGTCTGGAAGGCCTGTTGCACATCAGCGAGCTGTCCGACGACAAAGTCGAAAACCCAGAGAACGTCGTCAAAGTGGGCGAAGAGATCGAAGTCAAGATCCTGCGAGTCGACACCGAAGACCGCAAGATTGGTCTCTCCCGCAAGCGAGTTCAGTGGGCCGAAGACGAAGCTCCAGAAGGTGCTGCAGGCGGCGGTGGCGAAGGCCGCACCGGTTCGCCAGCTCCGAGCGAACTCAAGGGTGGTCTCGGCTCGAGCGGCCCAATGTTCTCGATGCCTGCCGAAGAAGAGAACAACGAAAGCGAAGAAGACAACGGCTAG
- a CDS encoding DUF4259 domain-containing protein encodes MGTWSAEPFGNDTAADWAYGLEETNDFSLIQETLDAVVQEEDYLDADLAQEAVAAAETLAKLLGRGSQVDAYTESVDEWVQSVSLKPDAKLLATADKALERILADESELKELWEEGDEGGEWTTSIRDLQKRLRS; translated from the coding sequence ATGGGAACATGGTCCGCAGAACCGTTTGGTAACGATACCGCCGCAGACTGGGCCTATGGCCTGGAGGAAACAAACGACTTCTCACTGATCCAGGAGACCCTGGACGCTGTCGTACAAGAGGAGGACTACCTCGACGCCGACCTCGCACAAGAAGCGGTCGCCGCGGCAGAAACCTTGGCCAAGCTACTGGGGAGGGGATCCCAGGTAGATGCGTACACTGAATCGGTCGACGAGTGGGTTCAATCGGTATCACTAAAGCCAGACGCTAAGTTGCTCGCGACGGCGGACAAAGCGCTGGAGAGAATTCTGGCCGACGAGTCCGAACTGAAGGAGCTTTGGGAAGAAGGGGACGAAGGAGGAGAGTGGACCACCTCAATTCGAGACCTGCAAAAGCGTCTTCGCAGTTAG
- a CDS encoding RNA polymerase sigma factor RpoD/SigA: protein MATKTKRSETEFDDFESVQSPLETYLREINETALLSAKEERELATAIGNGDVAARDRMVRANLRLVVNIARGYTGKGLGLQDLIEEGNLGLLRAVEGFDPAMGTRFSTYASYWIKQSIKRALINCAKTIRIPAYMVELLSKWRRATNRLTEELGRTPTPEEIARVLGLQKKKLPIIKKAIRIYNSTPQTDQADNGWSLGEMVTDERLKNPEDELVEHDDLKHVREMLKTMDGRESTVLKMRFGLHGEEPHTLKEIGEKLGLTRERVRQIETEALNRLAEGLQDPRERMLEGPIRRRTRR, encoded by the coding sequence ATGGCCACGAAGACCAAACGGAGTGAAACGGAGTTCGACGATTTCGAATCCGTGCAAAGTCCTCTCGAAACCTATTTGCGTGAAATCAACGAGACCGCTCTCCTCTCGGCCAAAGAGGAACGCGAACTCGCCACCGCGATCGGCAACGGCGACGTGGCAGCTCGCGATCGCATGGTGCGTGCCAACTTGCGTCTCGTCGTGAATATCGCTCGCGGCTACACTGGCAAAGGCTTGGGCCTGCAAGACCTCATCGAAGAAGGCAACCTCGGACTCTTGCGTGCGGTCGAGGGGTTTGACCCTGCGATGGGAACGCGGTTCAGCACTTATGCCAGTTACTGGATCAAGCAGTCGATCAAGCGAGCCCTGATCAACTGCGCCAAGACGATCCGCATTCCGGCTTACATGGTCGAACTGCTTTCGAAGTGGCGTCGGGCCACCAACCGCCTGACGGAAGAACTCGGTCGTACGCCGACACCAGAAGAGATTGCCCGCGTCCTGGGTCTGCAGAAGAAGAAGCTGCCGATCATCAAAAAGGCAATCCGCATCTACAATAGCACCCCGCAAACCGATCAAGCCGACAACGGTTGGTCGCTCGGCGAGATGGTCACCGACGAACGTCTGAAGAACCCGGAAGACGAACTTGTCGAACATGACGACTTGAAGCATGTCCGCGAGATGCTCAAGACGATGGATGGCCGCGAGTCGACCGTGCTGAAGATGCGTTTTGGTTTGCATGGCGAAGAACCACACACGCTAAAAGAAATCGGCGAGAAGCTCGGCCTGACCCGAGAACGTGTTCGCCAGATCGAAACCGAGGCCCTCAATCGTTTGGCGGAAGGACTGCAAGACCCGCGCGAACGCATGCTCGAAGGCCCAATCCGACGCCGAACGCGACGTTAA
- a CDS encoding adenine phosphoribosyltransferase, translated as MSEIDLKAYIRDIPDFPKPGILFRDITPLLANPHAFNEAIDQMAAHYEGKQIDAIVAAEARGFIFAAPLALKLNCGFVPVRKPGKLPFDTHAFHYELEYGTDTLEIHIDGVQPGQNVLMVDDLLATGGTMKACCNLVEKIGASVVGCCFLIHLKALEGEQRIAPFDSFSLIEY; from the coding sequence ATGTCGGAAATCGATCTTAAAGCGTACATCCGTGATATCCCTGACTTCCCCAAACCGGGAATTCTGTTCCGAGATATCACGCCGCTGCTCGCCAATCCGCACGCTTTTAATGAAGCGATCGATCAAATGGCGGCCCACTACGAAGGCAAGCAGATCGACGCCATTGTCGCCGCAGAAGCTCGCGGGTTCATCTTTGCAGCTCCTTTGGCGCTGAAGCTGAACTGCGGTTTCGTGCCAGTTCGTAAGCCCGGCAAGCTGCCATTTGATACCCATGCGTTCCATTACGAACTGGAGTATGGCACCGATACGCTCGAAATCCATATCGACGGCGTCCAGCCTGGCCAGAATGTGTTGATGGTCGACGATCTCTTGGCCACCGGCGGCACGATGAAAGCCTGCTGTAACTTGGTCGAAAAGATCGGCGCCAGCGTCGTCGGCTGCTGCTTCTTGATTCATCTGAAAGCTTTAGAAGGGGAACAACGCATCGCCCCCTTCGATTCTTTCAGCTTGATCGAGTACTAA
- the egtB gene encoding ergothioneine biosynthesis protein EgtB yields the protein MSSIQTDLSALASGLLPKYESVRGFSHVLCEPLEIEDFVVQSMPDASPIRWHLAHTTWFFETFILKPFAKNYEPIHPMYEYLFNSYYNGIGEQFSRPKRGLLTRPTVAEVMSYRREVDNRMGQLLLEASPELAQQIAPLVELGLNHEQQHQELMLTDLKHALAQNPMCPAYDPAAIVNSSLATPQSWHGFEGGIVEIGHANESFAYDNETPRHEALIYDFQLAGRLITNGEYLQFIDDGGYQRPELWLSLGWNMVQSDAWIAPLYWIERNDQWHEFTLAGLEPLNETAPVTHISYFEADAFARWQEARLPTEFEWETASRRVTLEGNFVESRTFHPAPATTQDGLRQMLGDAWEWTASPYIPYPGYQPAEGAIGEYNGKFMCQQYVLRGGSCATSKSHIRKSYRNFFPPEARWQFTGLRLAK from the coding sequence ATGAGTTCCATCCAGACCGACCTGTCCGCGCTGGCCAGCGGCTTATTGCCAAAGTATGAATCGGTTCGCGGTTTCTCACATGTGCTTTGCGAACCGCTAGAGATCGAAGATTTCGTCGTTCAATCGATGCCGGACGCCAGTCCGATTCGCTGGCACTTGGCCCATACCACATGGTTCTTCGAGACGTTCATATTGAAACCGTTCGCGAAGAACTACGAACCGATTCATCCGATGTACGAGTACCTGTTCAACTCGTACTACAACGGAATCGGCGAGCAATTCTCGCGGCCGAAACGGGGGCTGCTGACGCGACCGACGGTGGCCGAGGTGATGAGTTACCGTCGAGAGGTGGATAACCGGATGGGGCAGTTACTTTTGGAAGCAAGCCCTGAACTGGCCCAACAGATTGCTCCGTTGGTCGAGCTCGGTCTGAATCACGAGCAGCAGCACCAAGAGCTGATGCTGACCGATCTCAAACATGCGTTGGCCCAGAACCCGATGTGTCCTGCTTACGATCCAGCAGCGATCGTCAATTCAAGCTTAGCAACGCCGCAATCCTGGCATGGCTTTGAAGGAGGCATCGTCGAGATCGGCCATGCCAACGAAAGCTTCGCGTACGACAATGAAACGCCACGGCACGAGGCATTGATCTACGACTTTCAGCTGGCTGGCCGGTTGATTACCAACGGCGAGTACCTGCAGTTTATCGATGACGGCGGCTACCAGCGACCGGAGCTATGGCTATCGCTGGGCTGGAACATGGTCCAAAGCGATGCTTGGATCGCCCCTTTGTATTGGATTGAGCGAAACGATCAGTGGCACGAGTTTACCCTGGCCGGGCTGGAGCCACTCAACGAAACCGCCCCCGTCACGCACATCAGTTACTTCGAGGCGGACGCATTCGCGCGCTGGCAAGAGGCACGTTTGCCGACCGAGTTTGAGTGGGAGACTGCCAGTCGCCGGGTAACGTTGGAAGGGAACTTTGTCGAATCAAGGACCTTCCACCCTGCCCCGGCCACAACCCAGGACGGCCTTCGCCAAATGCTGGGAGATGCCTGGGAATGGACCGCGAGTCCTTATATCCCGTACCCTGGCTACCAACCTGCCGAAGGTGCCATCGGTGAGTACAACGGCAAGTTCATGTGTCAGCAGTACGTCCTGCGAGGCGGATCGTGCGCGACATCGAAGAGCCACATCCGCAAGAGCTATCGCAACTTTTTTCCACCGGAAGCCCGCTGGCAATTCACCGGGCTACGCTTGGCAAAGTAA
- the egtD gene encoding L-histidine N(alpha)-methyltransferase, with translation MILPNFSLSHVDQQPATSIPRDRFLDDSLAGLTRSPKQLPCKYFYDQRGSQLFDQICETQDYYVTRTEAEIMQRYAKEMGECLGEKVMLVEFGSGSSTKTRRLLDNLIDPVAYVPVDISREHLLASAKQISSEYPTIEILPVCADFTKPFALPNPRLRPSHDAVYFPGSTIGNFRPDQAKTLLESIAHMCGEQGGLLIGVDLQKDKAVLEKAYNDDDGVTAEFNLNLLHRMQKELGASVDVSAFEHHAFYNEDEGRIEIYLRSRIDQTIQLDGQTVQVEAGELIHTEYSHKYTIDGFAEMAADVGWTLRRAWTDPNNYFAVLHFVVLGNDQSR, from the coding sequence ATGATTTTGCCGAATTTCTCTCTTTCGCATGTCGATCAACAACCGGCGACAAGTATTCCTCGCGATCGCTTTTTGGATGACTCGCTGGCCGGGCTCACACGCTCGCCAAAGCAACTGCCGTGCAAGTATTTCTACGATCAACGTGGTTCGCAGCTGTTCGATCAAATTTGCGAGACGCAAGACTACTACGTCACGCGGACCGAGGCCGAGATCATGCAGCGGTACGCAAAGGAGATGGGAGAGTGTCTCGGCGAGAAAGTAATGCTGGTCGAATTCGGTAGCGGCAGCAGCACCAAGACGCGCCGTTTGCTGGATAACCTGATCGATCCGGTGGCGTACGTACCCGTCGATATTTCGCGCGAGCATTTACTGGCCTCAGCCAAACAGATTTCCAGCGAATACCCGACGATCGAGATCTTGCCGGTATGTGCCGACTTCACCAAGCCGTTCGCGCTGCCGAACCCACGTTTGCGACCAAGCCATGACGCGGTTTACTTTCCTGGCTCGACGATTGGCAACTTCCGACCTGATCAGGCAAAGACGTTGCTGGAAAGTATCGCCCACATGTGCGGCGAACAGGGAGGCCTTTTGATTGGGGTCGACCTGCAGAAGGACAAAGCGGTTCTTGAAAAAGCCTACAACGACGACGATGGCGTCACCGCTGAGTTCAACTTGAACTTACTGCATCGCATGCAGAAGGAACTTGGCGCGAGCGTCGACGTCAGCGCGTTCGAGCATCATGCGTTCTACAACGAAGATGAAGGGCGAATCGAGATTTACCTTCGTAGCCGCATCGACCAAACCATTCAGCTGGATGGCCAAACGGTGCAAGTGGAGGCGGGCGAATTGATCCACACCGAGTACTCGCACAAGTACACCATCGATGGCTTCGCCGAAATGGCTGCCGATGTCGGCTGGACGCTTCGCCGAGCGTGGACCGATCCGAACAACTACTTTGCCGTGCTTCACTTCGTCGTACTTGGCAACGACCAATCGCGATAA
- a CDS encoding glucan biosynthesis protein yields the protein MAPNRSAAEASTDPIFQAMVAKAKATSAKPYESSHELPDDLKSLNYDTYRLIAFEHERSIWKKEALPFWFELFHRGYIFRDEVQVSLLPEEPSSAEQAQRMDFDKSLFQYRGEIAGLDPPKDLGYSGIKIIGKFPESEHPLEIASFLGASYFRAISPGQFYGTSARGLAVDIGLAKTEEFPVFREFWIEQPSMDAKQLKLWALLDSPSVSGAYALVIHPNETMTIDVKAKLFFRQVPEKVGFAPLTSMFMWGMGKKGPEGDPRPRVHDADSLLIQKGDNDWIRRSLNRLDFPSLSNYDAKELHGFGLMQAERAPERYNDNEAKYDLRPSVWITPKTPWKDGAVQLLELPSEHEGIDNIGAYWMPKQPVEVGQPIDLEYEIAFLNQAPKQHSLAKVSDFRVDRSDKSSLRLTVVFKGDAISKLSPERQLQSTIDVQRGKAENVEVRRTAENTVEVSCNLIPDSPYAMEMEVFLTDEDELFSESWRYLCPI from the coding sequence ATGGCACCCAACCGCTCCGCTGCCGAGGCGTCGACCGACCCGATCTTTCAAGCAATGGTCGCCAAAGCGAAGGCAACTTCTGCGAAGCCCTACGAATCTTCGCATGAGCTTCCCGACGATCTCAAAAGTCTGAATTACGATACCTACCGTTTGATCGCGTTCGAGCACGAACGTTCGATCTGGAAGAAAGAAGCTCTGCCGTTTTGGTTTGAGTTGTTTCACCGAGGTTACATCTTCCGCGACGAAGTCCAGGTTTCGCTTTTGCCGGAAGAACCTTCCTCGGCCGAACAGGCTCAGCGGATGGACTTTGATAAGTCGCTATTTCAATACCGCGGCGAAATTGCCGGGCTCGATCCTCCGAAAGATCTCGGCTACTCCGGAATCAAGATCATCGGCAAGTTTCCTGAATCGGAACATCCGCTGGAAATCGCTTCGTTCTTAGGGGCAAGCTATTTCCGAGCGATCTCGCCGGGCCAGTTCTACGGAACCAGCGCTCGCGGATTGGCGGTCGATATCGGACTGGCGAAGACGGAAGAGTTTCCGGTCTTTCGCGAGTTCTGGATCGAACAGCCAAGCATGGATGCCAAGCAGCTCAAACTGTGGGCATTGCTGGACAGTCCTAGTGTCAGCGGTGCGTACGCTTTGGTAATCCATCCGAACGAGACGATGACCATCGACGTGAAAGCCAAGTTGTTCTTTCGCCAGGTGCCTGAAAAAGTCGGGTTCGCGCCGCTGACCAGCATGTTCATGTGGGGCATGGGCAAGAAGGGACCTGAAGGGGATCCTCGTCCCCGCGTTCACGATGCGGACAGTTTGCTCATTCAGAAAGGCGACAACGATTGGATTCGCCGTTCGCTCAATCGCCTCGATTTTCCTTCGCTCAGTAACTACGACGCGAAGGAACTTCATGGCTTCGGTCTGATGCAAGCCGAGCGTGCTCCGGAACGTTATAACGATAACGAAGCGAAATACGATCTTCGTCCCAGCGTGTGGATCACGCCCAAGACACCTTGGAAGGATGGCGCCGTCCAGTTGTTGGAACTGCCATCGGAGCATGAGGGCATTGATAACATCGGTGCCTATTGGATGCCAAAACAACCAGTGGAAGTCGGCCAGCCGATCGACCTGGAATATGAAATTGCTTTTCTTAACCAGGCACCCAAGCAGCATTCGCTTGCGAAAGTGTCTGATTTCCGAGTGGATCGCTCGGATAAATCTTCTCTCCGTCTTACCGTCGTGTTTAAGGGCGACGCCATTTCCAAACTCTCTCCGGAACGCCAGTTGCAATCAACCATTGATGTGCAACGCGGCAAAGCAGAAAACGTCGAAGTGCGACGTACTGCGGAAAACACCGTAGAGGTGTCGTGCAACTTGATTCCAGATTCACCGTACGCAATGGAGATGGAAGTCTTCCTCACCGACGAGGACGAACTCTTCTCTGAATCGTGGAGATACCTATGTCCCATTTAA